From Strigops habroptila isolate Jane chromosome 10, bStrHab1.2.pri, whole genome shotgun sequence, one genomic window encodes:
- the RRBP1 gene encoding ribosome-binding protein 1 isoform X2: MDVYDPQTLGVMVFGGFMVISAIGIFLVSTFSMKETSYEEALAKQRKELEKTQQQKIEKKKKEKPVEKKGKAKKKEEKPNGKIPEQQLTQEVVDSPKDVVLEPAVVPEPVTVESPVAAVPVAPQEKEKPAASPKEKRKKEKKVAKVEPAPSPVVASPPVSVSKSSPVLEVTPKEVPVVAVPPVGTQQSASPVVSSIAVKKTDALPTHEEQKHDGPVKKKASSKKKSEPAPADSDGPLYLPYKTLVSTISSMVFSEGEAQQLIEILTEKAGIVQDTWHTATQKGDPVAVLKRQLEEKEKQLTTEQEDAAAARNKLRELGKELVAERTKAGAVEGKLKEQLLARERELAAVQARMQASYQDHVSETQQLQGKIRTLQEQLENGPNTQLARLQQENSILRDALNQATSQTESKQNAELAKLRQECNKLVKELSEKSEVLQQEEQQKKSWEIKALASEKQIEQLQASQREVEVMLQKRLDEVSDELRKTQTSYKSLLADAEKAKGQQQSIAELQDKLLSSEAEVKSKLLELDNVKRRLQDASSENTKLLERIKSIEALLEAGQMREAQKDRDLQAANEAEMKELQSRLQEKTDRLLSLEREATGLREAVEQQKTKNNDLREKNWKAMEALTTVEKACKEKLLAATKTKEELTQQLDTLQTRTKQTLLSALPGVTMSLQQDYDTWLQEFKEKAVDVLKQQTVTAEPPDSALKLKEAEEAQSTLQAECEQYRTILAETEGMLRDLQKSVEEEEQVWKAKLTASEEELQKSQLQLKSLEDMVEKLKADLQSTDQLKEYTSLLETQLENHLKTASSERQNYTKEVEVLRQLLSESQEQLETAKVETQKQSKELALLKTQLEQNEMLVEKEQVLRQKLAQELEEAQSRACSLQAELEKLRLAENAGAADTEEAQHLKERLEKEKRLTKDLGQAATKLQELLKVTQDQLAKERETVKKLKEQLQETGQEDSSKEGTSV; this comes from the exons ATGGATGTGTATGACCCTCAGACACTGGGTGTTATGGTCTTTGGAGGTTTTATGGTGATATCAGCCATTGGGATCTTCCTGGTGTCCACCTTTTCCATGAAGGAGACATCTTATGAGGAAGCCTTGGCAAAGCAACGCAAAGAACTTGAGAAGacccagcagcagaaaatagagaaaaagaagaaagagaaacctgttgagaaaaagggaaaagcgaagaaaaaggaagagaaacctAATGGAAAGATCCCGGAGCAGCAACTGACTCAGGAAGTGGTGGACTCTCCCAAGGATGTGGTTCTTGAGCCTGCTGTGGTGCCTGAGCCTGTAACTGTTGAGTCTCCAGTTGCAGCGGTGCCAGTGGCTCcccaggaaaaggagaaacctGCTGCATCACCtaaggagaagaggaagaaggagaagaaggttGCAAAGGTAGAGCCTGCTCCTAGCCCAGTGGTGGCTTCGCCTCCTGTCAGTGTCTCCAAAAGTTCTCCTGTCTTGGAGGTGACCCCTAAGGAAGTGCCCGTGGTGGCTGTGCCGCCGGTTGGCACGCAGCAAAGTGCTTCTCCAGTCGTCAGCTCCATTGCCGTCAAGAAAACTGATGCTCTTCCGACCCATGAGGAGCAGAAGCATGACGGACCTGTCAAGAAGAAGGCTTCATCTAAGAAGAAGAGCGAACCAG CGCCCGCAGACTCAGATGGGCCCCTCTACCTGCCCTACAAGACACTCGTGTCCACCATCAGCAGCATGGTGTTCAGCGAGGGGGAGGCCCAGCAGCTCATCGAGATCCTCACGGAGAAAGCAGGCATCGTCCAGGACACTTGGCACACG GCCACACAGAAGGGAGACCCGGTCGCTGTCCTGAAACGgcagctggaagagaaggagaagcagctcaCCACTGAGCAGGAGGACGCGGCTGCGGCCAGGAACAAGCTGCGGGAGCTGGGCAAG GAGCTGGTGGCCGAGCGGACCAAGGCAGGAGCCGTGGAGGGCAAGCtgaaggagcagctgctggCCCGCGAGCGGGAGCTTGCCGCAGTGCAGGCACGCATGCAGGCCAGCTACCAGGACCACGTCAGTGAAacgcagcagctccagggcaaG ATCCGGacgctgcaggagcagctggagaatGGCCCTAACACACAGCTGGCCCGCCTGCAGCAGGAGAACTCCATCCTGAGGGATGCCCTCAACCAGGCCACCAGCCAGACGGAAAGCAA GCAAAACGCTGAGCTGGCCAAGCTGCGGCAGGAGTGCAACAAGCTGGTGAAAGAGCTGTCTGAGAAATcggaggtgctgcagcaggaggagcagcagaagaagAGCTGGGAAATCAAAGCCTTGGCCTCAGAGAAGCAGATCGAGCAGCTGCAG GCTTCCCAAAGGGAGGTGGAGGTGATGCTGCAGAAGAGGCTGGATGAAGTAAGTGACGAGCTCCGCAAAACCCAGACCAGTTACAAAAGCTTGTTGGCAGACGCAGAAAAGGCCAAAGGACAACAGCAGAGCATTGCTG AACTGCAGGACAAGCTGCTGAGCTCTGAAGCAGAGGTTAAAAGCAAGCTGCTGGAGCTAGACAACGtgaagaggaggctgcaggatgCCAGCTCGGAGAATACAAAGCTCCTGGAAAGGATCAAGTCTATTGAAGctctgctggaggcaggacAGATGAGGGAGGCACAAAAAGACAGAGACCTGCAG gcagccaatgaagcagaaatgaaggaGCTGCAGTCAAG GCTCCAGGAGAAGACAGACCGGCTCTTGTCCTTGGAAAGGGAAGCCACAGGGCTGCGGGAGGCGGTGGAGCAACAGAAGACTAAAAACAAC GACCTTCGTGAGAAGAACTGGAAAGCGATGGAAGCGTTGACCACGGTGGAGAAGGCATGCAAGGAAAAACTGCTGGCTGCTACAAAAACAAAG GAAGAGCTGACCCAACAACTGGACACACTCCAGACACGAACCAAGCAGACGCTGCTCTCTGCCCTCCCCGGTGTCACCATGTCATTGCAGCAG GATTATGACACGTGGCTACAAGAGTTTAAGGAGAAGGCCGTGGATGTGCTAAAGCAGCAAACAGTTACAGCAGAGCCCCCA GATTCAGCACTTAAATTAAAAGAGGCAGAGGAAGCGCAAAGCACTTTACAAGCAGAATGTGAGCAGTATAGAACTATCCTTGCAGAGACG GAAGGGATGCTGCGAGACCTACAGAAGAGcgtggaggaggaggagcaggtgTGGAAAGCAAAGCTCACGGCATCCGAAGAGGAACTCCAGAAG TCACAGCTCCAGCTGAAATCCCTTGAAGACATGGTGGAGAAGTTGAAAGCAGATCTGCAGAGCACAGATCAG CTAAAGGAATACACTTCTCTTCTGGAAACGCAACTGGAAAATCACTTGAAGACAGCCAGCTCTGAACGCCAAAACTACACAAAAGAAGTTGAAGTG TTGAGGCAGCTCTTATCAGAGtcccaggagcagctggagacaGCCAAGGTGGAAACACAGAAGCAGAGCAAAGAGCTCGCCCTG TTGAAAACCCAGCTGGAGCAGAACGAAATGCTGGTGGAGAAGGAGCAAGTGCTGCGGCAGAAGCTGGCgcaggagctggaagag GCCCAGAGTAGAGCATGCAGTTtgcaagcagagctggaaaagctgaGACTGGCTGAAAACGCAGGAGCTGCAGACACAGAGGAGGCCCAGCATCTCAAG GAAagacttgaaaaagaaaaaagattaacaAAGGACCTGGGCCAGGCAGCAACTAAACTACAGGAGCTACTGAAGGTCACCCAGGACCAACTGGCCAAAGAGAGAGAAACGGTGAAGAAGTTGAAAGAACAGCTTCAGGAAACG ggACAAGAGGACAGTTCAAAGGAAGGGACTTCAGTTTGA
- the RRBP1 gene encoding ribosome-binding protein 1 isoform X1 has product MDVYDPQTLGVMVFGGFMVISAIGIFLVSTFSMKETSYEEALAKQRKELEKTQQQKIEKKKKEKPVEKKGKAKKKEEKPNGKIPEQQLTQEVVDSPKDVVLEPAVVPEPVTVESPVAAVPVAPQEKEKPAASPKEKRKKEKKVAKVEPAPSPVVASPPVSVSKSSPVLEVTPKEVPVVAVPPVGTQQSASPVVSSIAVKKTDALPTHEEQKHDGPVKKKASSKKKSEPAPADSDGPLYLPYKTLVSTISSMVFSEGEAQQLIEILTEKAGIVQDTWHTATQKGDPVAVLKRQLEEKEKQLTTEQEDAAAARNKLRELGKELVAERTKAGAVEGKLKEQLLARERELAAVQARMQASYQDHVSETQQLQGKIRTLQEQLENGPNTQLARLQQENSILRDALNQATSQTESKQNAELAKLRQECNKLVKELSEKSEVLQQEEQQKKSWEIKALASEKQIEQLQASQREVEVMLQKRLDEVSDELRKTQTSYKSLLADAEKAKGQQQSIAELQDKLLSSEAEVKSKLLELDNVKRRLQDASSENTKLLERIKSIEALLEAGQMREAQKDRDLQAANEAEMKELQSRLQEKTDRLLSLEREATGLREAVEQQKTKNNDLREKNWKAMEALTTVEKACKEKLLAATKTKEELTQQLDTLQTRTKQTLLSALPGVTMSLQQDYDTWLQEFKEKAVDVLKQQTVTAEPPDSALKLKEAEEAQSTLQAECEQYRTILAETEGMLRDLQKSVEEEEQVWKAKLTASEEELQKSQLQLKSLEDMVEKLKADLQSTDQLKEYTSLLETQLENHLKTASSERQNYTKEVEVLRQLLSESQEQLETAKVETQKQSKELALVRQQLSEMKSHVQDGVVGLRADSSEPAPLRLKTQLEQNEMLVEKEQVLRQKLAQELEEAQSRACSLQAELEKLRLAENAGAADTEEAQHLKERLEKEKRLTKDLGQAATKLQELLKVTQDQLAKERETVKKLKEQLQETGQEDSSKEGTSV; this is encoded by the exons ATGGATGTGTATGACCCTCAGACACTGGGTGTTATGGTCTTTGGAGGTTTTATGGTGATATCAGCCATTGGGATCTTCCTGGTGTCCACCTTTTCCATGAAGGAGACATCTTATGAGGAAGCCTTGGCAAAGCAACGCAAAGAACTTGAGAAGacccagcagcagaaaatagagaaaaagaagaaagagaaacctgttgagaaaaagggaaaagcgaagaaaaaggaagagaaacctAATGGAAAGATCCCGGAGCAGCAACTGACTCAGGAAGTGGTGGACTCTCCCAAGGATGTGGTTCTTGAGCCTGCTGTGGTGCCTGAGCCTGTAACTGTTGAGTCTCCAGTTGCAGCGGTGCCAGTGGCTCcccaggaaaaggagaaacctGCTGCATCACCtaaggagaagaggaagaaggagaagaaggttGCAAAGGTAGAGCCTGCTCCTAGCCCAGTGGTGGCTTCGCCTCCTGTCAGTGTCTCCAAAAGTTCTCCTGTCTTGGAGGTGACCCCTAAGGAAGTGCCCGTGGTGGCTGTGCCGCCGGTTGGCACGCAGCAAAGTGCTTCTCCAGTCGTCAGCTCCATTGCCGTCAAGAAAACTGATGCTCTTCCGACCCATGAGGAGCAGAAGCATGACGGACCTGTCAAGAAGAAGGCTTCATCTAAGAAGAAGAGCGAACCAG CGCCCGCAGACTCAGATGGGCCCCTCTACCTGCCCTACAAGACACTCGTGTCCACCATCAGCAGCATGGTGTTCAGCGAGGGGGAGGCCCAGCAGCTCATCGAGATCCTCACGGAGAAAGCAGGCATCGTCCAGGACACTTGGCACACG GCCACACAGAAGGGAGACCCGGTCGCTGTCCTGAAACGgcagctggaagagaaggagaagcagctcaCCACTGAGCAGGAGGACGCGGCTGCGGCCAGGAACAAGCTGCGGGAGCTGGGCAAG GAGCTGGTGGCCGAGCGGACCAAGGCAGGAGCCGTGGAGGGCAAGCtgaaggagcagctgctggCCCGCGAGCGGGAGCTTGCCGCAGTGCAGGCACGCATGCAGGCCAGCTACCAGGACCACGTCAGTGAAacgcagcagctccagggcaaG ATCCGGacgctgcaggagcagctggagaatGGCCCTAACACACAGCTGGCCCGCCTGCAGCAGGAGAACTCCATCCTGAGGGATGCCCTCAACCAGGCCACCAGCCAGACGGAAAGCAA GCAAAACGCTGAGCTGGCCAAGCTGCGGCAGGAGTGCAACAAGCTGGTGAAAGAGCTGTCTGAGAAATcggaggtgctgcagcaggaggagcagcagaagaagAGCTGGGAAATCAAAGCCTTGGCCTCAGAGAAGCAGATCGAGCAGCTGCAG GCTTCCCAAAGGGAGGTGGAGGTGATGCTGCAGAAGAGGCTGGATGAAGTAAGTGACGAGCTCCGCAAAACCCAGACCAGTTACAAAAGCTTGTTGGCAGACGCAGAAAAGGCCAAAGGACAACAGCAGAGCATTGCTG AACTGCAGGACAAGCTGCTGAGCTCTGAAGCAGAGGTTAAAAGCAAGCTGCTGGAGCTAGACAACGtgaagaggaggctgcaggatgCCAGCTCGGAGAATACAAAGCTCCTGGAAAGGATCAAGTCTATTGAAGctctgctggaggcaggacAGATGAGGGAGGCACAAAAAGACAGAGACCTGCAG gcagccaatgaagcagaaatgaaggaGCTGCAGTCAAG GCTCCAGGAGAAGACAGACCGGCTCTTGTCCTTGGAAAGGGAAGCCACAGGGCTGCGGGAGGCGGTGGAGCAACAGAAGACTAAAAACAAC GACCTTCGTGAGAAGAACTGGAAAGCGATGGAAGCGTTGACCACGGTGGAGAAGGCATGCAAGGAAAAACTGCTGGCTGCTACAAAAACAAAG GAAGAGCTGACCCAACAACTGGACACACTCCAGACACGAACCAAGCAGACGCTGCTCTCTGCCCTCCCCGGTGTCACCATGTCATTGCAGCAG GATTATGACACGTGGCTACAAGAGTTTAAGGAGAAGGCCGTGGATGTGCTAAAGCAGCAAACAGTTACAGCAGAGCCCCCA GATTCAGCACTTAAATTAAAAGAGGCAGAGGAAGCGCAAAGCACTTTACAAGCAGAATGTGAGCAGTATAGAACTATCCTTGCAGAGACG GAAGGGATGCTGCGAGACCTACAGAAGAGcgtggaggaggaggagcaggtgTGGAAAGCAAAGCTCACGGCATCCGAAGAGGAACTCCAGAAG TCACAGCTCCAGCTGAAATCCCTTGAAGACATGGTGGAGAAGTTGAAAGCAGATCTGCAGAGCACAGATCAG CTAAAGGAATACACTTCTCTTCTGGAAACGCAACTGGAAAATCACTTGAAGACAGCCAGCTCTGAACGCCAAAACTACACAAAAGAAGTTGAAGTG TTGAGGCAGCTCTTATCAGAGtcccaggagcagctggagacaGCCAAGGTGGAAACACAGAAGCAGAGCAAAGAGCTCGCCCTG GTCAGGCAGCAGTTGAGTGAGATGAAGAGCCATGTACAGGATGGAGTAGTGGGGTTACGAGCTGACTCAAGCGAGCCTGCACCCCTCAGG TTGAAAACCCAGCTGGAGCAGAACGAAATGCTGGTGGAGAAGGAGCAAGTGCTGCGGCAGAAGCTGGCgcaggagctggaagag GCCCAGAGTAGAGCATGCAGTTtgcaagcagagctggaaaagctgaGACTGGCTGAAAACGCAGGAGCTGCAGACACAGAGGAGGCCCAGCATCTCAAG GAAagacttgaaaaagaaaaaagattaacaAAGGACCTGGGCCAGGCAGCAACTAAACTACAGGAGCTACTGAAGGTCACCCAGGACCAACTGGCCAAAGAGAGAGAAACGGTGAAGAAGTTGAAAGAACAGCTTCAGGAAACG ggACAAGAGGACAGTTCAAAGGAAGGGACTTCAGTTTGA
- the RRBP1 gene encoding ribosome-binding protein 1 isoform X3, protein MDVYDPQTLGVMVFGGFMVISAIGIFLVSTFSMKETSYEEALAKQRKELEKTQQQKIEKKKKEKPVEKKGKAKKKEEKPNGKIPEQQLTQEVVDSPKDVVLEPAVVPEPVTVESPVAAVPVAPQEKEKPAASPKEKRKKEKKVAKVEPAPSPVVASPPVSVSKSSPVLEVTPKEVPVVAVPPVGTQQSASPVVSSIAVKKTDALPTHEEQKHDGPVKKKASSKKKSEPAPADSDGPLYLPYKTLVSTISSMVFSEGEAQQLIEILTEKAGIVQDTWHTATQKGDPVAVLKRQLEEKEKQLTTEQEDAAAARNKLRELGKELVAERTKAGAVEGKLKEQLLARERELAAVQARMQASYQDHVSETQQLQGKIRTLQEQLENGPNTQLARLQQENSILRDALNQATSQTESKQNAELAKLRQECNKLVKELSEKSEVLQQEEQQKKSWEIKALASEKQIEQLQASQREVEVMLQKRLDEVSDELRKTQTSYKSLLADAEKAKGQQQSIAELQDKLLSSEAEVKSKLLELDNVKRRLQDASSENTKLLERIKSIEALLEAGQMREAQKDRDLQAANEAEMKELQSRLQEKTDRLLSLEREATGLREAVEQQKTKNNDLREKNWKAMEALTTVEKACKEKLLAATKTKEELTQQLDTLQTRTKQTLLSALPGVTMSLQQDYDTWLQEFKEKAVDVLKQQTVTAEPPDSALKLKEAEEAQSTLQAECEQYRTILAETEGMLRDLQKSVEEEEQVWKAKLTASEEELQKSQLQLKSLEDMVEKLKADLQSTDQLKEYTSLLETQLENHLKTASSERQNYTKEVEVLKTQLEQNEMLVEKEQVLRQKLAQELEEAQSRACSLQAELEKLRLAENAGAADTEEAQHLKERLEKEKRLTKDLGQAATKLQELLKVTQDQLAKERETVKKLKEQLQETGQEDSSKEGTSV, encoded by the exons ATGGATGTGTATGACCCTCAGACACTGGGTGTTATGGTCTTTGGAGGTTTTATGGTGATATCAGCCATTGGGATCTTCCTGGTGTCCACCTTTTCCATGAAGGAGACATCTTATGAGGAAGCCTTGGCAAAGCAACGCAAAGAACTTGAGAAGacccagcagcagaaaatagagaaaaagaagaaagagaaacctgttgagaaaaagggaaaagcgaagaaaaaggaagagaaacctAATGGAAAGATCCCGGAGCAGCAACTGACTCAGGAAGTGGTGGACTCTCCCAAGGATGTGGTTCTTGAGCCTGCTGTGGTGCCTGAGCCTGTAACTGTTGAGTCTCCAGTTGCAGCGGTGCCAGTGGCTCcccaggaaaaggagaaacctGCTGCATCACCtaaggagaagaggaagaaggagaagaaggttGCAAAGGTAGAGCCTGCTCCTAGCCCAGTGGTGGCTTCGCCTCCTGTCAGTGTCTCCAAAAGTTCTCCTGTCTTGGAGGTGACCCCTAAGGAAGTGCCCGTGGTGGCTGTGCCGCCGGTTGGCACGCAGCAAAGTGCTTCTCCAGTCGTCAGCTCCATTGCCGTCAAGAAAACTGATGCTCTTCCGACCCATGAGGAGCAGAAGCATGACGGACCTGTCAAGAAGAAGGCTTCATCTAAGAAGAAGAGCGAACCAG CGCCCGCAGACTCAGATGGGCCCCTCTACCTGCCCTACAAGACACTCGTGTCCACCATCAGCAGCATGGTGTTCAGCGAGGGGGAGGCCCAGCAGCTCATCGAGATCCTCACGGAGAAAGCAGGCATCGTCCAGGACACTTGGCACACG GCCACACAGAAGGGAGACCCGGTCGCTGTCCTGAAACGgcagctggaagagaaggagaagcagctcaCCACTGAGCAGGAGGACGCGGCTGCGGCCAGGAACAAGCTGCGGGAGCTGGGCAAG GAGCTGGTGGCCGAGCGGACCAAGGCAGGAGCCGTGGAGGGCAAGCtgaaggagcagctgctggCCCGCGAGCGGGAGCTTGCCGCAGTGCAGGCACGCATGCAGGCCAGCTACCAGGACCACGTCAGTGAAacgcagcagctccagggcaaG ATCCGGacgctgcaggagcagctggagaatGGCCCTAACACACAGCTGGCCCGCCTGCAGCAGGAGAACTCCATCCTGAGGGATGCCCTCAACCAGGCCACCAGCCAGACGGAAAGCAA GCAAAACGCTGAGCTGGCCAAGCTGCGGCAGGAGTGCAACAAGCTGGTGAAAGAGCTGTCTGAGAAATcggaggtgctgcagcaggaggagcagcagaagaagAGCTGGGAAATCAAAGCCTTGGCCTCAGAGAAGCAGATCGAGCAGCTGCAG GCTTCCCAAAGGGAGGTGGAGGTGATGCTGCAGAAGAGGCTGGATGAAGTAAGTGACGAGCTCCGCAAAACCCAGACCAGTTACAAAAGCTTGTTGGCAGACGCAGAAAAGGCCAAAGGACAACAGCAGAGCATTGCTG AACTGCAGGACAAGCTGCTGAGCTCTGAAGCAGAGGTTAAAAGCAAGCTGCTGGAGCTAGACAACGtgaagaggaggctgcaggatgCCAGCTCGGAGAATACAAAGCTCCTGGAAAGGATCAAGTCTATTGAAGctctgctggaggcaggacAGATGAGGGAGGCACAAAAAGACAGAGACCTGCAG gcagccaatgaagcagaaatgaaggaGCTGCAGTCAAG GCTCCAGGAGAAGACAGACCGGCTCTTGTCCTTGGAAAGGGAAGCCACAGGGCTGCGGGAGGCGGTGGAGCAACAGAAGACTAAAAACAAC GACCTTCGTGAGAAGAACTGGAAAGCGATGGAAGCGTTGACCACGGTGGAGAAGGCATGCAAGGAAAAACTGCTGGCTGCTACAAAAACAAAG GAAGAGCTGACCCAACAACTGGACACACTCCAGACACGAACCAAGCAGACGCTGCTCTCTGCCCTCCCCGGTGTCACCATGTCATTGCAGCAG GATTATGACACGTGGCTACAAGAGTTTAAGGAGAAGGCCGTGGATGTGCTAAAGCAGCAAACAGTTACAGCAGAGCCCCCA GATTCAGCACTTAAATTAAAAGAGGCAGAGGAAGCGCAAAGCACTTTACAAGCAGAATGTGAGCAGTATAGAACTATCCTTGCAGAGACG GAAGGGATGCTGCGAGACCTACAGAAGAGcgtggaggaggaggagcaggtgTGGAAAGCAAAGCTCACGGCATCCGAAGAGGAACTCCAGAAG TCACAGCTCCAGCTGAAATCCCTTGAAGACATGGTGGAGAAGTTGAAAGCAGATCTGCAGAGCACAGATCAG CTAAAGGAATACACTTCTCTTCTGGAAACGCAACTGGAAAATCACTTGAAGACAGCCAGCTCTGAACGCCAAAACTACACAAAAGAAGTTGAAGTG TTGAAAACCCAGCTGGAGCAGAACGAAATGCTGGTGGAGAAGGAGCAAGTGCTGCGGCAGAAGCTGGCgcaggagctggaagag GCCCAGAGTAGAGCATGCAGTTtgcaagcagagctggaaaagctgaGACTGGCTGAAAACGCAGGAGCTGCAGACACAGAGGAGGCCCAGCATCTCAAG GAAagacttgaaaaagaaaaaagattaacaAAGGACCTGGGCCAGGCAGCAACTAAACTACAGGAGCTACTGAAGGTCACCCAGGACCAACTGGCCAAAGAGAGAGAAACGGTGAAGAAGTTGAAAGAACAGCTTCAGGAAACG ggACAAGAGGACAGTTCAAAGGAAGGGACTTCAGTTTGA